One Bosea sp. 685 DNA segment encodes these proteins:
- a CDS encoding GNAT family N-acetyltransferase yields MTPATIQIVRVGAALPDGFEALRQEAAGEDYAFLDRLTDEVARGDYAGDGDLPVLFAAFAEGELAGLGGLTPDPYDPEPDLARLRHVYVRPAWRRHGVGRAIAAALIQQGFAVAARLSLRAADDRAAAFWDAEGFRRDLSGATRTHLLER; encoded by the coding sequence GTGACGCCGGCCACGATTCAGATCGTCCGCGTCGGTGCTGCGCTGCCGGACGGTTTCGAGGCCTTGCGACAAGAGGCGGCCGGGGAGGATTACGCCTTCCTCGACCGGCTGACTGACGAGGTCGCGCGCGGCGACTATGCCGGCGATGGCGATCTGCCTGTGCTCTTCGCAGCCTTCGCGGAGGGCGAATTGGCGGGGCTGGGCGGCCTCACACCCGACCCTTACGATCCGGAACCGGATCTCGCCCGGCTGCGCCATGTCTATGTGCGTCCCGCCTGGCGCCGCCATGGTGTCGGGCGCGCCATTGCGGCGGCCCTGATCCAGCAGGGTTTTGCCGTGGCGGCGCGGCTCTCCCTCCGCGCTGCCGACGACCGCGCCGCCGCCTTCTGGGATGCGGAAGGTTTTCGGCGCGATCTCAGCGGCGCGACGCGCACACATCTGCTGGAGCGCTAA
- a CDS encoding porin family protein, which produces MRTPLRTALAALLVLTGGGAMAADLSSGKQLPPAPALPSFYSWTGFYLGAQGGYSWGSDRIRQLSATGLGYAGAFRSTPGSALGGGQAGLNVQFDSIVLGLEGDLEALQERGSFSLGRSQRDWQASLRGRIGYAFDTVMIYGTGGAAFTEFNLRSYDPASGLGGSTQVSRAGWTLGGGVNYALTNNLILGAEYRYTDYGKFDPTARNTALGLAGEQEAKTHTVRASLAYKF; this is translated from the coding sequence ATGAGAACGCCGCTGAGAACCGCGCTGGCCGCCCTGCTGGTCCTGACTGGCGGTGGCGCCATGGCCGCCGATCTATCCTCGGGCAAGCAATTGCCGCCCGCGCCGGCCTTGCCGAGCTTCTACTCCTGGACCGGCTTCTATCTCGGCGCGCAAGGCGGTTACTCCTGGGGTTCGGATAGGATCAGGCAGCTCTCCGCCACTGGGCTGGGCTATGCCGGCGCCTTCCGCAGCACGCCCGGAAGCGCACTCGGCGGCGGGCAGGCCGGCCTGAATGTCCAGTTCGACTCGATCGTGCTTGGCCTCGAAGGCGATCTCGAAGCCTTGCAGGAGCGTGGCAGCTTCAGCCTCGGACGCAGCCAGCGCGACTGGCAGGCCTCGCTGCGCGGCCGCATCGGCTATGCCTTCGACACCGTGATGATCTACGGCACGGGCGGCGCGGCCTTCACCGAATTCAATCTCAGATCCTACGATCCCGCCTCCGGCCTCGGTGGGAGCACGCAGGTTTCCAGGGCCGGCTGGACGCTCGGCGGCGGCGTCAACTACGCCTTGACCAACAATCTGATCCTGGGAGCGGAATACCGCTACACCGATTACGGCAAGTTCGACCCCACTGCCCGGAACACCGCGCTGGGCCTCGCCGGCGAGCAGGAGGCGAAGACGCATACCGTGCGGGCGAGCCTCGCCTACAAATTCTGA
- a CDS encoding YihY/virulence factor BrkB family protein, giving the protein MAFLKRIAGLASAAVALGYAYGAVSRRFTRSSREAARGRTASSPLEMTWLGWKDVLLRFSGNVADNRLASLAGAVAFYTLLSLVPALSLLVTIYRSFTDPSTIAEQLDGLTIVFPQAARDLIHEQAMRLAGQSSSALSLTVLISVLVAFWSANAAVKAIFDALNIIYREREKRSFLKLNALSLMTTISGVVLLAAALIVIASVPVVTALFPFAYELERLLRLVRWPFFLIVAMLSIACLYWIGPSRRAVRFAWVMPGAVGAALLWAAASWAFSWYVGTLGNYTATYGSLATVVVFMTWLWLSAVIVLAGAEFNAELEHQTAHDTTMGNPKPLGQRGAAMADSVGGPTAD; this is encoded by the coding sequence ATGGCCTTCCTGAAACGCATTGCCGGGTTGGCCAGCGCGGCCGTGGCTCTGGGCTATGCCTATGGCGCGGTATCGCGGCGCTTTACACGGAGCTCGCGGGAGGCTGCGCGCGGGCGCACAGCCTCCTCCCCGCTGGAGATGACCTGGCTCGGCTGGAAGGACGTGCTGCTGCGCTTTTCCGGCAATGTCGCCGACAACCGGCTGGCCTCGCTCGCCGGAGCGGTCGCCTTCTACACCTTGCTGTCGCTGGTGCCGGCGCTCTCGCTCCTGGTGACGATCTACCGTTCCTTCACCGATCCCTCGACCATCGCCGAGCAGCTCGACGGCCTCACCATCGTCTTCCCGCAGGCTGCGCGCGACCTGATCCATGAACAGGCCATGCGGCTTGCCGGGCAGAGTTCCTCGGCCCTGTCGCTCACCGTCCTGATCAGCGTCCTCGTCGCCTTCTGGAGCGCAAACGCCGCCGTGAAGGCGATTTTCGATGCGCTCAACATCATCTATCGCGAGCGCGAGAAGCGCAGCTTCCTCAAGCTCAACGCCCTATCGCTGATGACGACGATCAGCGGCGTGGTGCTGCTGGCGGCGGCGTTGATCGTCATCGCCTCCGTGCCTGTCGTGACCGCGCTGTTCCCCTTCGCCTATGAGCTGGAGCGGCTGTTGCGACTGGTGCGCTGGCCGTTCTTCCTCATCGTCGCGATGCTCTCCATCGCCTGTCTCTACTGGATCGGCCCGAGCCGGCGCGCGGTGCGCTTCGCCTGGGTGATGCCCGGGGCGGTCGGTGCGGCCTTGCTCTGGGCCGCCGCGTCCTGGGCCTTTTCCTGGTATGTCGGAACGCTCGGCAACTACACCGCGACCTATGGGTCGCTTGCGACCGTCGTGGTGTTCATGACCTGGCTCTGGCTTTCGGCAGTGATCGTGCTCGCTGGGGCCGAGTTCAACGCCGAGCTCGAACACCAGACCGCTCACGACACCACCATGGGCAACCCGAAGCCGCTGGGCCAGCGCGGCGCGGCCATGGCCGATTCGGTCGGCGGGCCGACGGCGGATTGA
- a CDS encoding YbaB/EbfC family nucleoid-associated protein has protein sequence MRDMMGLMKQAQEMQQKMANVQAELDTIEVEGAAGGGMVSVTMTAKGAVKAVKIDPALMLADEREILEDLIVAACSDARGRSERVMQERMAEITKGLPIPPGMKLF, from the coding sequence ATGCGCGATATGATGGGCCTGATGAAGCAGGCGCAGGAAATGCAGCAGAAGATGGCCAATGTTCAGGCCGAGCTCGACACCATCGAAGTCGAGGGTGCCGCCGGCGGCGGCATGGTCAGCGTCACCATGACGGCCAAGGGCGCGGTCAAGGCTGTGAAGATCGACCCGGCTTTGATGCTCGCCGATGAGCGCGAGATCCTGGAAGACCTGATCGTCGCCGCCTGCAGCGATGCGCGCGGCCGCTCCGAGCGGGTCATGCAGGAGCGCATGGCCGAGATCACCAAGGGCCTGCCGATCCCGCCCGGCATGAAGCTGTTTTGA
- a CDS encoding VOC family protein, translated as MLAVQDSNRDSKSASPVRLEALDAPFHIGAVALRVHDLAKLTAFYRDAIGLALIHQEPGLATLGVDGEVLVRLEAGAERPTSLAGLFHLAILLPSRSALADWVGHAANAQIALEGASDHLVSEALYLSDPEGNGIEIYRDRPRADWPRRDGAIKMATERLDLQALLSEAQASPYAGMPSGTRMGHIHLRVGETAEAEAFYAGKLGFELMVRYPGASFLSSGGYHHHIAGNIWNSRGASARGEGEAGLGFFELVARDAGDFETMRQRILAAGGSEDAKGPSIADPWGNRLILRR; from the coding sequence ATGCTCGCGGTCCAAGATTCCAACCGGGATTCTAAATCCGCCTCGCCCGTCCGGCTCGAAGCGCTGGATGCGCCCTTCCATATCGGCGCGGTGGCGTTGAGGGTTCACGACCTGGCGAAGCTGACGGCGTTCTATCGTGACGCGATCGGCCTTGCTTTGATCCATCAGGAGCCCGGCCTCGCCACGCTCGGCGTCGATGGCGAGGTTCTGGTGCGGCTGGAGGCGGGCGCCGAGCGCCCAACCTCGCTGGCAGGCCTGTTCCACCTCGCCATCCTGCTGCCCTCGCGCAGCGCCCTGGCCGATTGGGTCGGCCATGCCGCCAATGCGCAGATCGCGCTCGAAGGCGCCTCTGACCATCTCGTCAGCGAGGCGCTGTATCTGTCGGACCCCGAGGGCAACGGCATCGAGATCTATCGCGACCGCCCGCGCGCCGACTGGCCGCGCCGCGACGGTGCGATCAAGATGGCGACCGAGCGGCTCGATCTGCAGGCGCTGCTAAGCGAAGCCCAGGCTAGCCCCTATGCCGGCATGCCCAGCGGCACGCGCATGGGCCATATCCATCTGCGCGTCGGCGAGACGGCTGAGGCCGAGGCCTTCTATGCCGGCAAGCTCGGCTTCGAGCTGATGGTACGCTATCCCGGCGCGAGCTTCCTCTCCAGCGGCGGCTATCATCACCACATCGCCGGCAATATCTGGAACAGCCGTGGCGCCAGCGCACGCGGCGAGGGCGAAGCGGGGCTCGGCTTCTTCGAGCTGGTGGCTCGCGATGCCGGGGATTTCGAGACGATGCGCCAGCGCATCCTGGCGGCCGGCGGCAGCGAGGATGCCAAGGGACCCTCGATCGCCGATCCCTGGGGCAACAGGCTCATACTGCGTCGCTAA
- the recR gene encoding recombination mediator RecR, translated as MSRAIAGPEIERLIQLLAKLPGLGPRSARRAALHLVKKREQLLGPLSEAMAVARERIVVCSNCGNIDTSDPCSLCRDTRRDDGQIVVVADIADLWALERSGAVQGRYHVLGGILSALDGVRPEHLTLEALVARASDPAVKEIILALNATVDGQTTAHFVTDLLAHLPVKVTKLAHGVPVGGELDYLDDGTLAAAIRQRTGF; from the coding sequence ATGTCCCGCGCCATCGCCGGCCCCGAGATCGAACGCCTGATCCAGCTCCTGGCCAAATTGCCGGGGCTCGGGCCGCGTTCGGCCCGGCGCGCTGCGCTGCACCTCGTCAAGAAGCGCGAGCAATTGCTCGGCCCGCTCTCGGAAGCCATGGCGGTTGCCCGCGAGCGTATCGTCGTCTGCTCGAACTGCGGCAATATCGATACGAGCGACCCCTGCTCGCTCTGCCGCGATACGCGCCGCGACGACGGGCAGATCGTGGTGGTCGCCGACATCGCCGATCTCTGGGCGCTGGAGCGCTCGGGCGCGGTCCAGGGGCGTTATCACGTGCTGGGCGGGATTCTGTCGGCGCTGGACGGCGTCAGGCCCGAGCATCTGACGCTCGAGGCGTTGGTGGCGCGCGCCTCCGATCCCGCGGTCAAGGAAATCATCCTGGCGCTCAACGCCACGGTCGACGGCCAGACCACGGCGCATTTCGTCACCGACCTTCTGGCGCATCTGCCGGTCAAGGTGACCAAGCTCGCCCATGGCGTGCCGGTCGGCGGCGAGCTCGACTATCTCGACGACGGCACACTCGCCGCCGCGATTAGGCAGCGTACGGGTTTCTAG
- the cysK gene encoding cysteine synthase A — protein MTEAARTLHSAPSKAPGRGRVYESITDTIGDTPLVKLNRLPAERGVKATILAKLEFFNPISSVKDRIGVNMVDALEASGALKPGGTLIEPTSGNTGIALAFVAAARGYRLILVMPETMSLERRKMLALLGAELVLTPGPGGMRGAVARAEELKAEIPGSIIPQQFENPHNPEIHRKTTAEEIWNDTDGKVDIFISGVGTGGTITGVGQVLKARNPGVKIIAVEPEDSPVLSGGAPGPHKIQGIGAGFVPGILDRSVIDEVVTVGNQTSFETARALAKSEGIPAGISSGAAVAAALEVGARPENAGKTIVVIIPSFAERYISSALFEGL, from the coding sequence ATGACCGAGGCAGCGCGCACGCTCCACTCCGCTCCGAGCAAGGCCCCAGGCCGCGGCCGGGTCTATGAATCGATCACCGACACCATCGGCGACACCCCCTTGGTCAAGCTCAACCGCCTGCCGGCCGAGCGCGGCGTCAAGGCGACGATCCTGGCCAAGCTCGAATTCTTCAACCCGATCTCCAGCGTCAAGGACCGCATCGGCGTCAACATGGTCGATGCGCTGGAGGCCTCCGGCGCGTTGAAGCCGGGCGGCACGCTGATCGAGCCGACCTCGGGCAATACCGGCATCGCGCTTGCTTTTGTCGCCGCCGCGCGCGGCTATCGCCTGATCCTGGTGATGCCGGAGACGATGTCGCTGGAGCGCCGCAAGATGCTGGCGCTGCTCGGCGCCGAGCTCGTGCTGACGCCCGGTCCCGGCGGCATGCGCGGCGCTGTCGCCCGGGCCGAGGAGCTCAAGGCGGAGATTCCGGGCTCGATCATCCCGCAGCAATTCGAGAACCCGCATAATCCGGAAATCCATCGCAAGACGACCGCCGAGGAGATCTGGAACGACACTGACGGCAAGGTCGACATCTTCATCTCCGGCGTCGGCACGGGCGGCACCATCACCGGCGTCGGCCAGGTGCTCAAGGCGCGCAATCCCGGCGTGAAGATCATCGCGGTCGAGCCCGAGGATTCGCCGGTGCTGTCGGGCGGCGCGCCCGGCCCGCACAAGATCCAGGGCATCGGGGCGGGCTTCGTGCCGGGCATCCTCGACCGCTCGGTCATCGACGAGGTCGTCACCGTCGGCAACCAGACCTCCTTCGAGACGGCGCGCGCCCTTGCCAAGAGCGAGGGCATCCCAGCCGGCATCTCGTCCGGCGCGGCAGTTGCTGCGGCGCTCGAAGTCGGCGCGCGGCCGGAGAATGCCGGCAAGACCATCGTCGTGATCATCCCCTCCTTCGCCGAGCGCTATATTTCGAGCGCCTTGTTCGAGGGTCTGTGA
- a CDS encoding DNA polymerase III subunit gamma/tau, which produces MTDETDAASTDEPGFAGFEPAPAAAAPTPYRVLARKYRPAHFGDLIGQDAMVRTLTNAFSAGRIPQAWMLTGVRGVGKTTTARILARALNYQTEDGGGAPTTDLARFGIHCKDIIEGRHIDVMEIDAASNNGVDNVRQINDAVRYAPVSARYKVYIIDEVHMLSAGAFNAFLKTLEEPPPHARFIFATTEIRKVPVTVLSRCQRFDLRRVDASLLVSHLSGICKAESVEAEDEALAAIARAAEGSVRDSLSILDQAIAHAAGTIMLDDVRSMLGLADRARIIDLFEVVMKGDIAAALGELRAQYDAGADPVVVLTDLAEFTHLVTRLKLVPEALKDNTLNQAERLRGGDFAQRLSIRVLARTWQLLLKGITEVKQADRPVMAAEMVLVRLAHAADLPTPDEALKMLRDGSGAMSGGNGAPSSAPRPPSGGGNTALAARPVLASANPMPAPMAAPRAMAQPLVQVASLEDVVALASQHRDITLKIALERDVRPVRFEPGRIEFSVTSGASRTLATDLSRKLKEWTGQTWMVAVVTAEGGATLREQAESEKDRRESDAASHPAVRAVLERFPGARIVDVRDPRAAASEAPAAASSEDDYLPEAEPLFDDSEPDFDGIDF; this is translated from the coding sequence CCGGCTTCGAACCGGCGCCCGCCGCGGCTGCGCCGACGCCGTACCGCGTGCTGGCCCGCAAATACCGCCCCGCCCATTTCGGCGACCTGATCGGCCAGGACGCGATGGTGCGCACGCTCACCAACGCCTTCAGCGCCGGCCGCATTCCCCAGGCCTGGATGCTGACCGGCGTGCGCGGCGTCGGCAAGACCACGACCGCCCGCATCCTGGCGCGCGCGTTGAACTATCAGACCGAGGATGGCGGCGGCGCGCCCACGACCGACCTCGCCCGTTTCGGTATCCACTGCAAGGACATCATCGAGGGCCGGCATATCGACGTGATGGAGATCGACGCCGCCTCCAATAACGGCGTCGACAATGTCCGCCAGATCAACGACGCGGTGCGCTACGCGCCGGTCTCGGCCCGCTACAAGGTCTATATCATCGACGAGGTGCACATGCTCTCGGCCGGTGCCTTCAACGCCTTCCTGAAGACGCTGGAGGAGCCGCCGCCGCATGCGCGCTTCATCTTCGCGACGACCGAGATCCGCAAGGTTCCGGTGACCGTGCTGTCGCGCTGCCAGCGCTTCGACCTGCGCCGCGTCGACGCGAGCCTGCTGGTGTCGCATCTCTCGGGCATCTGCAAGGCCGAGAGCGTCGAGGCCGAGGACGAGGCGCTGGCGGCCATTGCGCGCGCGGCCGAGGGCTCGGTGCGCGATTCGCTCTCGATTCTCGATCAGGCCATCGCCCATGCGGCGGGCACGATCATGCTCGACGATGTCCGCTCCATGCTCGGCCTCGCCGACCGGGCTCGCATCATCGACCTGTTCGAGGTGGTGATGAAGGGCGACATCGCCGCCGCGCTCGGCGAACTTCGGGCGCAATATGACGCTGGCGCCGATCCGGTCGTGGTGCTGACCGATCTCGCCGAATTCACCCATCTGGTGACGCGCCTCAAGCTCGTGCCCGAGGCGCTGAAGGACAACACGCTGAACCAGGCCGAGCGCCTGCGCGGCGGCGATTTCGCCCAGCGCCTGTCGATCCGCGTGCTGGCACGGACCTGGCAATTGCTGCTCAAGGGCATCACCGAGGTAAAGCAGGCCGACAGGCCGGTCATGGCGGCCGAGATGGTGCTGGTGCGCCTCGCCCATGCCGCCGATCTGCCGACGCCCGACGAGGCCCTGAAGATGCTGCGCGACGGCTCCGGAGCCATGTCCGGCGGCAATGGCGCGCCCTCCTCCGCGCCGCGCCCGCCCTCGGGCGGCGGCAATACGGCGCTGGCCGCGCGGCCGGTGCTCGCCAGCGCCAACCCGATGCCGGCTCCCATGGCTGCCCCGCGCGCCATGGCCCAGCCGCTCGTGCAGGTGGCTTCGCTGGAGGATGTCGTCGCGCTTGCCTCGCAGCATCGCGACATCACGCTCAAGATCGCGCTCGAGCGCGATGTCCGCCCGGTGCGCTTCGAGCCCGGCCGGATCGAGTTCTCCGTGACCTCGGGCGCATCGCGCACGCTTGCCACCGACCTCTCGCGCAAGCTGAAGGAATGGACCGGCCAGACCTGGATGGTGGCGGTCGTCACCGCCGAGGGCGGCGCGACCCTGCGCGAGCAGGCCGAGTCCGAGAAGGACCGGCGCGAGAGCGACGCGGCCTCGCATCCGGCGGTCAGGGCGGTGCTCGAGCGCTTTCCGGGCGCGCGCATCGTCGATGTCCGCGATCCGCGCGCCGCGGCCTCAGAGGCGCCTGCCGCGGCGTCCTCCGAGGATGATTATCTGCCCGAGGCCGAGCCGCTCTTCGACGATAGCGAGCCGGATTTCGACGGCATCGATTTCTGA
- the dut gene encoding dUTP diphosphatase: MVTIPVRRVGHGAGLPLPAYESAGAAGLDLRAALAEGDTLVMAPGERIAVPTGLALQLPAGFEAQVRPRSGLALRHGITLLNAPGTVDSDYRGEVTAILINLGQEPFTIRRGDRIAQLVIAPVTQANLVETTILDETARGAGGFGSTGVSDMPKSDTVKSDTDKGAVA, from the coding sequence ATGGTCACGATCCCCGTACGCCGCGTCGGACATGGCGCCGGGCTGCCGCTGCCGGCCTATGAAAGCGCGGGCGCGGCCGGGCTCGATCTGCGCGCGGCGCTGGCAGAGGGCGACACGCTCGTCATGGCTCCCGGCGAGCGCATTGCGGTTCCCACCGGCCTTGCCCTGCAATTGCCGGCCGGTTTCGAGGCGCAGGTGCGCCCGCGCTCGGGATTGGCGTTGCGGCATGGCATCACCCTGCTCAACGCGCCGGGCACGGTCGATAGCGACTATCGCGGCGAGGTCACGGCCATCCTGATCAATCTCGGCCAGGAGCCTTTCACGATCCGTCGCGGCGACCGCATCGCGCAATTGGTGATCGCGCCGGTCACGCAGGCCAATCTCGTCGAGACGACAATCCTGGACGAAACCGCGCGCGGCGCCGGCGGCTTTGGCTCGACCGGCGTCTCGGACATGCCCAAATCGGACACCGTCAAGTCGGACACGGACAAGGGAGCGGTCGCGTGA
- a CDS encoding FAD-dependent oxidoreductase, producing the protein MLDPDTTRQDDLRSGRGPWLAGPARPASEELEADIQCDVAIVGGGITGAMVAEHLTAFGHKVVVIDREREGFGSTAASTAMLQWEIDLPLRRLAELYGFDRAADLYRRSFRAVAGLGELVARLELGAAFVSRDTVYLAAGEVGPRELRDEHALRERAGLPGALLDHATLLGAFGFDRAAALVSPRSAEADPLSLCHALLARATGRGARLIRDEAVAFESSSQAAAVKLAGGRTVEAGHVVLATGYVMPACVTSDLHRTASSWAIATLPQPPAALWPGPALIWEASEDYIYCRTTTDGRIVLGGEDEATEDPELREQLGPQKTKALLGKLKALLPQAEATLGHAWSGAFGQTSDGLPLIGRVPGQARMLAAYGYGGNGITFSFLASRMLASLIGGVEAPWFQHFAIDRRDPTKP; encoded by the coding sequence ATGCTCGATCCCGACACCACCCGCCAGGACGATCTGCGCAGCGGCCGCGGCCCATGGCTCGCTGGCCCGGCGCGTCCAGCCAGCGAAGAGCTGGAGGCCGATATCCAGTGCGATGTCGCGATCGTCGGCGGCGGCATCACCGGCGCGATGGTGGCGGAACATCTCACCGCCTTCGGCCACAAGGTCGTCGTGATCGACCGCGAGCGGGAGGGTTTTGGCAGCACGGCTGCAAGCACCGCCATGCTGCAATGGGAGATCGACCTGCCGCTGCGCCGGCTGGCGGAGCTTTACGGCTTCGACCGCGCCGCCGATCTCTATCGCCGCAGCTTCCGCGCCGTAGCGGGCCTGGGCGAGCTGGTTGCGCGGCTGGAACTCGGCGCGGCCTTCGTCTCGCGCGACACGGTCTATCTCGCGGCGGGCGAGGTCGGCCCGCGTGAGCTTCGGGACGAGCATGCCCTGCGCGAGCGGGCCGGGCTTCCCGGCGCTCTGCTCGACCATGCGACGCTGCTCGGCGCCTTCGGTTTCGACCGGGCGGCCGCGCTCGTCTCGCCGCGCTCCGCCGAGGCCGATCCGCTCAGCCTGTGCCACGCCTTGCTGGCGCGAGCCACTGGGCGCGGCGCGCGCCTGATCCGGGACGAGGCGGTTGCTTTCGAGAGCAGCTCGCAAGCTGCCGCCGTCAAGCTCGCTGGCGGCCGGACTGTCGAAGCCGGCCATGTCGTGCTCGCGACGGGCTATGTGATGCCCGCTTGCGTGACGAGCGACCTGCACAGAACCGCCTCGAGCTGGGCAATCGCAACCCTGCCGCAGCCGCCGGCGGCGCTCTGGCCCGGTCCGGCGCTGATCTGGGAGGCTTCTGAGGACTATATCTACTGCCGCACGACGACCGATGGCCGCATCGTGCTCGGCGGCGAGGATGAAGCGACCGAGGATCCCGAACTGCGCGAGCAGCTGGGGCCGCAGAAGACGAAAGCCTTGCTCGGCAAGCTCAAGGCGCTTCTGCCGCAGGCCGAAGCGACGCTTGGCCATGCCTGGTCGGGCGCCTTCGGGCAGACTTCGGACGGGTTGCCATTGATCGGGCGGGTGCCCGGGCAGGCGCGCATGCTCGCAGCCTATGGCTATGGCGGCAACGGCATCACCTTCAGCTTCCTCGCCTCGCGCATGCTCGCTTCGCTGATCGGCGGGGTGGAAGCGCCATGGTTCCAGCATTTCGCGATCGACCGGCGCGACCCGACCAAGCCTTGA
- a CDS encoding IS5 family transposase (programmed frameshift), translated as MDRSVLTDAQWAKMEPHCLGKPTDPGRSGGDNRRFVEAVLWIARTGSPWRDLPAHFGNWSTAFRRFRDWRAADVFKRLFDACSEEPDMEYAMVDATIVKVHRHGQGAKGGPQSQAIGRSKGGMTTKILALTDALGNLVRFQLLPGHRFDTVGVEPLIEGIDFGGLIADKAFDSNVIVADLNKRGAKVVISQHPRRTKPLPLDRELYKWRHLIENFFCKLKEFKRVAMRADKTDQSFSAMIYLSAAVINSR; from the exons ATGGATCGCTCTGTTTTGACGGACGCCCAATGGGCGAAGATGGAACCGCATTGCCTGGGTAAGCCGACTGATCCTGGGCGTAGCGGAGGTGATAACCGGCGTTTCGTCGAGGCGGTGCTGTGGATCGCGCGCACGGGCAGTCCGTGGCGTGATCTGCCGGCCCATTTTGGGAATTGGAGCACGGCGTTTCGACGGTTCCGCGACTGGCGCGCCGCCGATGTCTTCAAACGCCTCTTCGACGCCTGCTCGGAAGAGCCCGATATGGAATATGCCATGGTCGACGCCACGATCGTGAAGGTCCACCGCCACGGACAGGGCGCAAAAGGGGGAC CTCAAAGCCAGGCCATCGGCCGCTCCAAAGGCGGCATGACCACCAAGATCCTCGCGCTCACCGATGCGCTCGGCAACCTTGTGCGCTTCCAACTCCTGCCTGGCCATCGCTTCGATACGGTGGGCGTCGAGCCACTGATCGAGGGTATCGATTTTGGCGGCCTGATCGCCGACAAGGCGTTCGACAGCAACGTCATCGTCGCCGATCTCAATAAGCGCGGCGCCAAGGTTGTCATCTCGCAGCACCCGCGCCGCACCAAGCCGCTGCCGCTCGACCGCGAACTCTACAAATGGCGCCATCTCATCGAAAACTTCTTTTGCAAGCTCAAGGAGTTCAAGCGCGTCGCCATGCGCGCCGACAAAACCGACCAAAGCTTCTCAGCAATGATCTACCTCTCTGCTGCCGTCATCAATTCTCGATGA
- a CDS encoding Rrf2 family transcriptional regulator, with the protein MNLLSRRSLLAIAAVVDIALHARPSPVAAKMLAARHDLPPRHLETLLQALVRVGILKGVRGPRGGYELARERRRITAGEIARAAMQEVGEDGLGPMPQSRLIDLVVGPQVERASQAFLSTLDGVTVEELCQQAERSAAFDGASATTDFTI; encoded by the coding sequence GTGAACCTGCTCTCGCGCCGCAGCCTGCTCGCCATCGCGGCGGTGGTCGATATCGCCCTGCATGCGCGGCCCTCGCCGGTCGCGGCCAAAATGCTGGCGGCGCGGCATGATCTGCCACCGCGCCATCTCGAGACGCTGCTGCAGGCGCTGGTCCGGGTCGGCATCCTGAAGGGCGTGCGCGGTCCGCGCGGCGGCTATGAGCTGGCGCGCGAGCGCCGCCGGATCACCGCCGGCGAGATCGCGCGCGCGGCGATGCAGGAGGTTGGCGAGGATGGACTCGGGCCCATGCCGCAATCGCGCCTGATCGACCTCGTGGTCGGCCCGCAGGTGGAACGAGCCTCGCAGGCCTTTCTCTCGACACTGGATGGGGTCACCGTCGAGGAGCTGTGCCAGCAGGCGGAGCGCAGCGCGGCCTTTGACGGGGCAAGCGCGACCACCGATTTCACAATCTAA